From the Candidatus Eremiobacterota bacterium genome, the window ACACAGTGATGGAACCAGGGAATTTGCGCAGCAACTTGCTGCACAAATTGACCGTTGGGATATAGGTTGGCAAAAGCCCGCATGTATTTAAAATTACTGTGGGCAAACCCTTTCATATCGGGAAACTCTCTTCTCAGATCTAAAGAAAGTTTTACACCCTAACCTCTCTCCGAAGCGGGGCACCACCGGTAAAGGGTGGGGACGGAGACGCCGAGGTTCTGTGCGATCTCCCGGGGCGGCATCCCCTCGTTCATGAGCTTTTTCGCCGCTTCCACCTTGCTTGCAGTCATGAGCCGCTTTCTGCCTCCTACGCGGCCTCTTCTTTTTGCCGCCGCAAGACCTGCCCTGGTGCGCTCGATCAGAAGCTCCCGCTCCATCTGGGCAAGGGAGGCCATCACATGGAAGAAAAATCTCCCTGCCGGGGTGGTGGTGTCGATGCCGTCAGTGATGCTGTGAAAATTTACCCCTTCTTCCTGGAGCATCCCCACGAGCTCGATGAGACCCTTGACGCTGCGGCCCAGGCGGTCAAGCTTCCAGATCACCAGGGTGTCACGGGGGCGAAGATGATGAAGGGCGTCTGCAATGCCGGGCCGATCCTGTTTTGCCCCAGAGAGCTTGTCTTTGAAGACCTTTTTGCACCCGGCCTTGCGCAGGGCGTCGAGCTGCAGGTCCAGGCTCTGTTCATCCGAAGAGACGCGGGCATATCCTATGAGCATTTTTATCCTCCTTTGGTGACGGGGGGAATGAAATGAAAATCTGGATCTCGGATCACATTCTCGAAACTCGCCTCCATAGTACCATATTGAGAGGGCGATTTCAAGAATGAGTTTCGAGAATTTCGAGGGGCTTGAAATGGAGGGGCATTCTCAAAACCGGG encodes:
- a CDS encoding recombinase family protein, with protein sequence MLIGYARVSSDEQSLDLQLDALRKAGCKKVFKDKLSGAKQDRPGIADALHHLRPRDTLVIWKLDRLGRSVKGLIELVGMLQEEGVNFHSITDGIDTTTPAGRFFFHVMASLAQMERELLIERTRAGLAAAKRRGRVGGRKRLMTASKVEAAKKLMNEGMPPREIAQNLGVSVPTLYRWCPASERG